Part of the Variovorax paradoxus B4 genome, CTCTCCGCGCCTGCCGTCGGGCACCGCGATCACGCAGGCCTCGTGGATGGCCGGATGCTCGTACATCGCGTTCTCCACCTCGGTGGGCCAGACCTTGTAGCCCGAGGCATTGATCATTCGCTTGAGCCGGTCGCGCAGGAAGAAGTAGCCGTCTTCGTCCATCGACGCCAGGTCGCCGGTGCGGAAGAAGCGCCGGCCGCCGATCTCGATGAAGGCCTCGCGGTCGGCTTCCGGGTTGCGCCAGTAGCCTTTCATGAGCTGCGCGCCGCGCGTCACCAGCTCGCCCACCTCGCCGGCCGGCAGTTCCTCGAACGTGACCGGGTCGACAATGCGCGAATCCACGCCCTGCGTCGGCATGCCCAGGCACTGGCGCTTGCCGCGCGCGGGTGGGTTGGCGTGCAGGAAGGACGCGGTCTCGGTCAGGCCATAGCCCTCGTTGTACGAGAGGCCGTGGCGCTGCGAGAGCATCGCGGCCACGGCCTCGGGCATCGCGGCGCCGCCGCCCGATAGCAGCGCCAGGCTCGAGAGGTCGCGCCGCTCGGCTTCGGGATGGGAGAACAGGTCGATCACCATGGCCGGCGGGGCCGACCAGGCGGTGACCGCATGGCGCTCGATCAGGCGCGCGGCCATCGCCGGGTCCCAGCGCGGCATCATCACCGCGGTGGCGCCCAGGAACATCGGCAGGTTCATGCCATTCTGCAGGCCCAGCATGTGAAAGAGCGGCGCGACGGCCAGCGTGACCGTCTCCACATGCAGCTGCTTCCACACCGCCGAGGAAGCGAGCGAGGCCAGCAGCGTCGCATGGGTGTGCATGCAGCCCTTGGGGTGGCCGGTGGTGCCCGAGGTGTAGGGCAGCACGGCGAGGTCGTCGGGCGACAAGGGCAATGCCGCGGGCGCGAGGCCGAGCGCGATCGCCTGCTCGAAGTCGTGCAGGCACGCGTTGTCGAGCGGTGCGCGTGGCGCCGTGACCCAGTCGGGCAGCGTGTCGTCGCTCGCCGACGCATCGGTCGCGTCGACATAGGCATGGACGAGCGCGGCGCGTAGCTCGCCTTCGCCTTCGCCGAACGCGAGCGCGGGCAGCAGCTCTTGCGCGACGAAGGCAATGCGCGCACTGCTGTCCGCCGCATAGTGCCGCACCTCCGCGGCCTTGCTCATCGGATTCACCGGCACCACCACGGCGCCGGCGCGCAGCACGGCGTAGAAGGCCGTCACGAAC contains:
- a CDS encoding long-chain-fatty-acid--CoA ligase translates to MNARPPHFRFWPKGVARELRVPRATLLDYLDTAARRYPDKPAIVYCGAATSYAQLRQRVDALAGYLQQRLGVAPGDRVLLASQNSPQFVTAFYAVLRAGAVVVPVNPMSKAAEVRHYAADSSARIAFVAQELLPALAFGEGEGELRAALVHAYVDATDASASDDTLPDWVTAPRAPLDNACLHDFEQAIALGLAPAALPLSPDDLAVLPYTSGTTGHPKGCMHTHATLLASLASSAVWKQLHVETVTLAVAPLFHMLGLQNGMNLPMFLGATAVMMPRWDPAMAARLIERHAVTAWSAPPAMVIDLFSHPEAERRDLSSLALLSGGGAAMPEAVAAMLSQRHGLSYNEGYGLTETASFLHANPPARGKRQCLGMPTQGVDSRIVDPVTFEELPAGEVGELVTRGAQLMKGYWRNPEADREAFIEIGGRRFFRTGDLASMDEDGYFFLRDRLKRMINASGYKVWPTEVENAMYEHPAIHEACVIAVPDGRRGESVKALVVLKPQERGRIGEDDIVTWCRERMAVYKAPRVVEFLESLPKSGTGKILWRELQEAHRAAAQEQAHP